One Coffea arabica cultivar ET-39 chromosome 5c, Coffea Arabica ET-39 HiFi, whole genome shotgun sequence DNA window includes the following coding sequences:
- the LOC113690745 gene encoding mediator of RNA polymerase II transcription subunit 9 yields the protein MDHYGGNWSMIPNVQTLSSSSNPSTPSSTQDHHHLFLQQQPPLYQQQQQQQQHCFSQQQQQHQSLASHFHLLHLVENLADAIENGTRDQHSDALVTELNSQFDKCQQLLNSISGSINSRSMTVEGQKHKLEETEQLLNQRRDLISKYRNSVEELINSEL from the exons ATGGATCACTACGGAGGAAATTGGTCAATGATCCCAAACGTCCAGACTCTCAGCAGCAGTAGCAACCCTTCTACTCCCTCCTCCACTCAGGATCATCACCACCTCTTCCTCCAACAACAGCCACCGCTGTATCAGCAGCAACAACAGCAGCAACAACATTGTTTTtcccagcagcagcagcagcaccaGTCACTTGCATCTCATTTCCATCTTCTACAC CTAGTGGAAAACTTAGCAGACGCTATAGAGAATGGAACTCGAGATCAGCATTCAGATGCACTA GTTACCGAATTGAACAGCCAATTTGACAAGTGTCAACAGCTGCTAAACTCAATTTCGGGTTCAATCAACTCCAGATCCATG ACAGTCGAGGGACAAAAGCATAAACTAGAGGAAACTGAACAGTTATTGAATCAGCGAAG GGATCTTATTTCCAAGTATAGAAACTCTGTTGAAGAGCTTATCAACTCTGAACTATAA